The following is a genomic window from Gemmatimonadaceae bacterium.
TCTACTACAGCGCGATCTTCGCCGACCCCACCGATGTCGACCGCGTGTACGCGGTGGACGTGGAGAATCGCGTCACCGACGACGCGGGGCGCACCTTCCGCGTGCTCGGCGAACGCAACAAGCACGTGGACAACCACGTGATCTGGATCGATCCCGACGACGCCAACCACCTGCTGCTCGGCTGCGACGGCGGGCTGTACGAGACCTTCGACCGGGGGCAGACGTACAAGTTCTTCGGCAATCTGCCGCTGGCGCAGTTCTACCGCGTGGACCTCGACAACGCGCTGCCGTTCTACCACCTGTACGGCGGCACGCAGGACAACTCGTCGGTGGGCGGGCCGTCGCAGACGCGCGCGTCGTACGGCATCGTCAACTCCGACTGGTACTTCACGCAGGGCGGCGACGGCTTCTTCTCGCGGGTCGATCCCGAGGATCCGAACACCGTGTACGCGGAGTCGCAGAACGGCGGGATGTCGCGGTTCAACCTGGCCACCGGCGAGCGGATCAACATCGTGCCGCAGCCCGAGCCCGGCCAGCCGGCGCTCCGCTTCTTCTGGGACGCGCCGCTGATCATCAGTCCGCATTCGCACACGCGGCTCTACTTCGGCTCGCAGATCCTGTGGCAGAGCGACGACCGCGGCGATAGCTGGCGCGCCGTGAGCCCCGACCTGTCGCGGCAGGTCGATCGCAACAAGCTCAAGATGATGGGCCGCGTGTGGGGCGTGGACGCGCTGGGCAAGAACACGTCCACGTCGTTCTACGGTTCGATCGTCAGCCTGGCCGAGTCGCCGATCAAGGCGGGGCTGCTCTGGGTGGGCACCGACGACGGGCTGGTGCAGGTGAGCGAGGACGACGGCAAGTCGTGGCGCCGGATCGACACCTTCCCCGGCGTCCCCGACACCACGTTCGTGTCGCGGATCACGCCGTCGGCGTTCGACGTCAACACCGTGTACGCGGCGTTCGACAACCACACGGCGGGTGACTACAAACCGTACCTGCTCAAGAGCACCGATCTGGGGCGGACATGGACGTCGATCGCCGGCAACCTGCCGGCGCTGGGCACGGTCTACTCGGTGATCGAGGACATCAAGGATCCCCACCTGCTGTTCGCGGGCACGGAGTTCGGCCTGTTCTACTCGCCGGACGGCGGCACGCGGTGGACGCAGCTCAAGAGCGGGTTGCCCACGATCGCGGTGCGCGACCTGGAGATCCAGAAGCGCGAGGACGATCTGGCCGTGGCGACGTTCGGCCGCGGCTACTACATCCTGGACAACATCGCGCCGCTGCGCGAGCTGACGCCCAAGGTGCTGGCGTCGGACGCGACCCTGCTTCCCGTGAAACGGGCCGCGATGTTCGTGCACAACGCGCCGCTGGGCGACTCGCACGGCGGCGACTTCTACACGGCGCCCAATCCGCCGTTCGGCGCGGTGTTCACCTACTATCTGAAGAGTGCCATACGCACCAGAGCACAGGTGCGGCAGGCCGCCGAGCGGGCGGCCGACCGCCGCGGGGCGGACGTGTTCTATCCGTCGTGGGATTCGCTGAGGGCCGAGAGCGAGGAGCCGGCGCCGTCGCTGCTGTTCACCGTCACCGACGCCGAAGGCCGCGTGGTGCGCCGTCTCACGGCGCCGGCCACGGCCGGCGTGCAGCGCCTCGTGTGGGACCTCCGCTATCCGAGCATGGCGCCGGTGGCCAGCGGAGCCGCAGCGGGTCGCGGTGGCCGTGGCGGGGGCGGCGGGGGCGGATTCGGCCGCGGCCCCGGGGCGGGCCCGTACGTCATTCCCGGCACGTACCACGTGGCGATGGCCAAGGATGTGGACGGCGTGATCACGCCGGTGGGCGCGCCACAGGCATTCGACGTGTATCTGCTCGACGGCGCGGCCACGCCGCGGTCGGCGGCCGTGGTGGCGTTCCAGGAGAAGACCGCCGGGCTGCAGCGCGCGGTGCTCGGGGCGAACGCGGCGGTCGGCGAGGCCATGGAGCGGCTGCAGGCGCTGGAGCGGGCGCTGGAGCAGACGCAGGCTCCGGTGGATTCACTGACGATGCGGGCGCGGTCGCTGGAGACGCAGCTACGGGACGTCCAGCAGTCGCTCGCCGGCGACCCGACCGTCGCGCGGCACAACGAGCCGTCGCCGCCGTCGCTGATGAGCCGGTTGAACGAGGTGAGCGGCGGGCTCTGGTCGTCCACGCTCGGCGACGCGACCAACACGCAGAAGCGTCAGTACGAGATCGTGGCCGGGCAGTTCGGGGCAATCCTCGCGCGACTGCGTCCGCTGATCGACGTGGAGCTCAAGCAACTCGAGGACGCGGCCGAAGCGGCGGGGGCGCCGTGGACCAGCGGGCGGATCCCGAAGTGGGAGCCGTGAGGGAGGCAGCGCCAGCCGGCGGCCAGCGCGCCGCCGGCTAGTGCAGGCGCGCCCGGTCGGCCTCGTCGGCGGCGTCGAAGATCTCGCGCCCCAGCCAGAGGACGAGTTCGCGGTCCAACTCCTCGGGGTCCTGCTCCTTGCGATGCGGGATGGCCAGGTAGCGCTTGCCCTCGTTCATCAGATACCACATGGCGGGCACGGCGGTCTCGCCGCGCCGCTCGTTGGCCGGCGTGGCATCGTAGGACACGAAATGGAACTGGCGGCCGCGATAGACGATGCGGCGTTGCTCAACCTTGAAACTGGCCACTGGACCTTCTCCGCGACTGGGGGTCGGCGCCCGCTCTGGCAGGCGGCGCTCGGGGCGCGGCCCGTCAGATGGATCGAGGGACGTCCGCACCCTGGTAATCTAACGCAGGCACGCCCCGACGGTGGCCGGAGGGGTCAGTCGGCGCGGCGGACCACCAGGCTCACGAAGAACACGCCCGCCGCGACGACGATCGTGAGCGGCCCGGTTTCGACCCCGAGCAGCGGGCCGGCCAGCGCGCCGGTGAGGGTGGCGAACACGGCGATGCCCACCGAGATGAGCTGCATGCCGCGCAGGCTCCGCGCCAATTGTTTGGCGGTGGCGGCGGGGATGATGATCAGCGAACCCATCAGCAGCACGCCGAGGTAGCGCAGGCCGAGGGCCACGGTGAGCGCGAACGCGAGCAGGAACAGCAGGTCCACGCGCGCCACGTCCACGCCGGCGGTGCGCGCCAGATCGGGCGAGACGAGCGAGATCACCAGTTCACTCCGCGCCCGCACCATGAACACGACGACGAGCACGGCGGCGAGGCTGCCGAGCAGCAGTTCGGCGCGGCCCAGCGTGTGGGGCGCGCCGAACAGCGCGTCGATGAGTTCCTCGCCCGACGCCATCATGCTCCCGATGGCGAGCGCGGCGGAGAACACCACGCCGATGATCGCTTCGGTGGGGATGCGCGTCTGGCGCTCCACGGCCCACACGAGCAGGGTGCCCACCAACAGCGCGGCGAGCGCGCCGAGGACCGGGTTGAAGTGCAGCAGGATGGCGACCCCCACGCCGGGCAGGGCCACGTGCGAGATGGCGTCGGAGGCCAGGGTCATGCGCCGCATCACGGCCACCGATCCCACGAGCCCGGCGGCCACCGCCATCCCGAGGGGGAGCAGCAGCTCGCTAGGCGCCGGCATGCGGGTGTCCGTGCTCGTGATCGTGGAACTTCACCTGCGCCCCGTACATCTCCTGGAGCCGCTCGGTGGTGAGCACGTCGATGGGCGGGCCGAAGCACGCCGCGGCCCGCGACAGGCAGAGCACGTTGTCCGCGTAGCGGTACACCAGGTTGAGTTCGTGCGAGATGAGCAGGAGGGTGAACTTCTGCTCCCGCTGGAGGTGGCGGAACAGCGCGTAGATGCTCTCCTCGCCGGGCTGGTCCACGCCCGCCGTGGGCTCGTCGAACAGCAGCACCGAGGGGTGCCCCATGAGAGCGAACGCCACCAGCAGGCGCTGGAACTGCCCGCCGGAGAGCGTGCCGATGGGCCGGTGGGCGATCTCGGCGTCGAGGCTCACGTCGTGGAGCGCGCGGGCGATCTCATCGCGCGGCGCGTGGGAGACGTCGGCCTTGGCGTGCAGGAAATCGAACCCGGTGATCGGCAGGTCGCGCTCGATGTCGAGCTTCTGCGGCACGTAGCCGATCCGCGCGCCGGGCGCCCAGACGAGGGTGCCCTCGTAGGGCACCGTGCCGATGAGGGCCCGGAACAGCACCGTCTTGCCCGACCCGTTGGGGCCGATGATGGCGAGTGTGCTCCCGGCATCCACGGAGAAGCTCAGGTCCCGCAGCACGCGGTCTTTGCCGAAGGTGACCGAGAGGTGCTGGACGTCGAGGGCGGAGGGCATGGGGCATGAACGTTACCATGCCGTCGGGCGCGGCGAAAGCGCGCCGCGGATCAGTGATTGCGCGAGATGAGCTGGATGACGCCGCTGCCGTATTGGCGGCCGAATTTGGTCACGGCGTCGATGCCGGAGTAGAATCGCACCTCGGCGATCTCGGCGGCGGGCATCGTGTTCATGTCGGCGAGCTGGCCGTATTCGACGTCGTTCAGGAACACGGTGGCCACGTCGCGGGCGGAGGTGAGGAGTGAGATGCGTCCGCGGTCGCGCAGGTATTCGGGCCGGAGTCGGGCGATGACGCCATAGATGGACGCCGACGGGTACTGCCGGATCTCGGACTCGGTGATGATGTTGGGGTCATCCACCTTGGCCAGCGGCGCATGGTGGAAGCACCCCGCAGTGAGCATTGCCGCGAACAGCAGCCATCGGCGAGCGGACATCGGCGCGCTCCTCCGTTCCCCACCAGCGGTGAAAGGCGGACGGCCCCGGCGAATACCGGGGCCGTCCGTACTACACGATCACCTTCCCGGCGTCAGTTACAGACCGGCGTCGGAACGGTCCCGCCGCGCGCGTTGACCTCGCGTGTCGGAATCGGCAGCGCGGTCTGGAACACGTCGGTGGCGGTTTCCTTCTTGAGATACGTGGCGTTGAGGCGGCCGTAGGCCCGGAGGTCCACGAACCGCTGCGCGCCGGTGAACAACAGCGAGTAGCGCTTCTCGTAGAGCACGGCGCTGATCGCCGCGGGAGCACTCGTGAACGTCGCGTAGGGCGGGAGGCCGCCCTGGTTGACGCGCACGAAGTTGATATCGGCCGTGGCCGCCGCCAGGTTGTTGGTCGCGATCTCGGCCTGGGCCCGCAGCAACACGAGCTCGGCCACCGTGAGCACCGGCATCGGGCGCGTGAGGTTGGACCCGATGGACGGCACGGCGTAGGTGTAATCGTAGGTGGTGGTCACGCCCTGCCCGGTGGCGGCGAGGGCACGCTTGGTGATCTCCACCGCGCGCAGGTCGCCGGGCTGGATGCTGTCGCCCACGGCGGGGTTGAGGTGAATGGCGGCGTCCACGAGCGGTGCCGTCGCGTCGCCCGGGGCCGTGCTGTACACGTAGTAGATCGAATTGTTGAGCGCGCTCGGATCGAGCGGCCCGATGGCCTGGTTGAGCGCACTGATCGCGGTGGCGAAGCTGGCCGCGTTCGGGTGGCCATGGTCCATGCCGCGATAGAACTCGACCTTGCCCTTGAGGCCCCGATTCCAGGCCGCGAACGCGGCCGGCGTCGAGTAGTCGCCCTGGAGGGAGAAGCCCGAGGGCACGGTGAAGGGGAACGGCGTGGCGCCGGCCGTCTGCAGGTCGGCGTACGCGCTGTCGAGCAACGCTGAAACGTAGGCGAGGCCGTTGGACTTGCAGACGAACGGCGCCGGCGACGCGTTGATGCCATGGTCGACGTCGATCGGCAAGCCCAGCGTGTCGCGCATCTCGATGATCCGATAGTACGCGAGCGCCTTGACGGTGCGGGCGAGGCCGCTCGTGGCTGCCTGTTCCTGCGCCGACAGGTCGCTGGCCGTCTTGATGTTGTCGATCAGGTTGTTGGCGGCGGCGATCTCGGTGTAGTACCCGCCCCACATGCCGTTGCCGACGAACCCACCGGGATCGGCCGGCAGGCCGATGAGCTCGGTGATGTAGCGCGGCTCCGCCGAGTCGAGGCGGTAGAGGTCGCGCGCCATCGTCTCGGGGAACACGATCCCGAGATTCCCACGGTCCGAATTGAGGAGTCCCGTCATCAGCAGCTGCACCGACGAGCGGTTGAGCCCGCTCTGGAGCAGCGACGACGACACGTTGTTGAGGTCCGGCACTCCAGTCGAGTCCTTGCATGCTCCGAAGAGCATGAGGCCCGCGATGAGCGCCACTGTGCGTTTGATCATGATTCGATTCATCCTGGTTGGATGGTCACGTCAGAAGTTGGCGATCACCGAGAAGAACACGCTGCGGCTGGGCGGATACGGGGTCACGTCCTGGAAGCGGCCGATGTTCTGGTCGCTGAAGTTCGAGACTTCCGGATCGTAGCCCTTGTACTTGGTCCACGTGGCCAGGTTGCGGCCACCGACCTCGAGGCGCACGTCGTGGTTCCCGCCGCCCAGGAGGTTGGCGACGACCGAGTGCGGCAGCCGGTACGAGAGCGTGAGTTCGCGGAGCTTCACGAAGCCCGCCGGCTCCACGTACGAGGCGTAGCCCTTGAGGTAGTTGCCGAACCGCTTCTGGGTCATCGCGGTATCCTGCAGGATCTCCACCGGGTCCACGTACAGGCCGGTGAGGTCCACCGCGTAGCCACCGTGGCGGACGTCGAACAGGCTGGAGAGGCTGAAGTTCTTGTAGTCGAATTCGTTGGAGAAGCCCATCGTGTATTTGGGCGCGCTGTCCCAGTTGGTGATGTGGCGCGTGCGACTCTTGAACGCGCCGCCGACGAACGTCGTGTCCCAGCCGTTGAAGGCCTGGAGCGTGGTGACCGAATAGCCCGTGCAGACGTACGGCGCACCGAACCGCTGCGAGAAGTACGCGCCGCCCAGGAAGCAGGGCACGGCGAGGTTGGTCACGCGGCTCCACACGTTGGCGAACGTGGTGCGCGACACCCAGGTGAAGCCGCCGCGGTCGATCGGCGTCATGCTCAGGGAGTACTCGGTGCCGGTGTTCCGCATGGCGCCGCCGTTCAGGATCTTGGTGGCGTAGCCCGTGGACGGCGCGACGGCCGCCGACAGGATCAGATCGCTCACCTGCTTGTTGAAGTACGTGGCGTTGAACTCGGCCCGACCGCCGAGCAACTGGATATCGGTGCCGAACTCGGTCTCGGCCGACGTCTCGGGCTTGATGGCCGGGTTGCCTGCCGTGGTCGAGGGCGTGGCGCCGAGCTGCCCGTCATAGACGCCCACGCCAAGGGGCGTGTACTTGCTGCCGTAGTTCGGCTGGTTGCCGGCCTTGCCATAGGCGGCGCGGAGCTTGATGTCGTCGGCCCACCGCGGCAGCCAGGGCAGCCGGTACGACACGGCGTACTTGGGATACGTGTAGAACTTCTTGTCGTTGCCGTTCACGCTCGAGCGCTCGGCGTTGACGGCGGCGGTGAGGAACAGCCGGTCGTGCAGGGTGAGGAACTCTTCCTGCAGGTAGTAGGCGAAGTCCTTGACCAGGAACTGGTTCTCCAGCAGCGACTGCTGCACGCCGAAGTTGACGTCGGTCACGCCGGCCGGGATGTTCTGCCCGCGGTTATAGATGCCGTCGCTCTGCCGGCGGTCCTGCCGCAGGCCGAACGACGTCGTGGCCGTGAACATGTTCGTGATCAGCTTATTCGCGCCCGAGAGGTTCAGGTTGGCGAAGGCGCTGGTCGACTTGTTGGTGACGATCGTGCCCGGCAGGCCGTCGGCCGACTCGAAGAACACGTTGGGCGGCGAGAACAGGTGCGAGCTGTACTGGAAGGCGTCGATGCCGGCGATGAAGGTGAAGTCCAGCGTCTGCCGCGCCGAGCTGTACACCGAGAGATTCGTGTTGATGCTGCCGATGTACCGGAACACGTCCTCGGGGTTCTTCACGAGCTGCGCGTCCTGGAACGGATTCGCCAAGCTGCTCACGAACGGGTTCGGCGAATACTGCCCGTTGGTGGTGGCCGAGAGGTTCACCCAGGTGGGGGTGGCCGAGAACACGTCGCCGGGCGACACCACGGGGCTGTTGTCGTTGCCCGAGATGCCGCGGTCGGTGAGCGTGTGGATGAACTGGTTGTTGGACCGCAGGTTGATATGGCTGCCGATCAACTGCCCGATGTTGGCCGTGATCGACTGCTTCTGGTAGTAGGTGTTCTTCTGGATGGCGTTGTCGCGGCTGGCGAGCCCGCCGATGTAGTACGAGGTGGTTGCCGTGCCGCCCGAGACCGACATGTCGGACTCGTACGACGCCGGGTTGCCGCCGTAGAACTGCTTCTCGAAATCGTTGCACACCGGCTGCCAGGCCACCGGCGGGGCGCCATTGCCGCCGTAGACGTTGGTCCACCAGTCGTTGGCTTCGGCCGCCGACGTGAAGCAGCGGAAGTGGAGCTGGTTGGACAGCGTGTACTGGCCCACGCGCTGCGTGAAGCTCACCTTGGGCGCGCCGGCCTGGCCGCGCTTGGTGGTGATCACGATGACGCCGTTGGACGCCAGGGAGCCGTAGATGGCGCCCGCCGACGGGCCCTTGAGGACTTCGATGCTCTCGATGTCGTTGGGATCGAGGTCGGCGATGCGGTTGACGGGCTGGTCCTGGATGTTCGTGATGCCGCCGCCGGCGTTCGTGATCGAGTTCAGGCCCGATCCGATCG
Proteins encoded in this region:
- a CDS encoding metal ABC transporter permease — protein: MPAPSELLLPLGMAVAAGLVGSVAVMRRMTLASDAISHVALPGVGVAILLHFNPVLGALAALLVGTLLVWAVERQTRIPTEAIIGVVFSAALAIGSMMASGEELIDALFGAPHTLGRAELLLGSLAAVLVVVFMVRARSELVISLVSPDLARTAGVDVARVDLLFLLAFALTVALGLRYLGVLLMGSLIIIPAATAKQLARSLRGMQLISVGIAVFATLTGALAGPLLGVETGPLTIVVAAGVFFVSLVVRRAD
- a CDS encoding metal ABC transporter ATP-binding protein — encoded protein: MPSALDVQHLSVTFGKDRVLRDLSFSVDAGSTLAIIGPNGSGKTVLFRALIGTVPYEGTLVWAPGARIGYVPQKLDIERDLPITGFDFLHAKADVSHAPRDEIARALHDVSLDAEIAHRPIGTLSGGQFQRLLVAFALMGHPSVLLFDEPTAGVDQPGEESIYALFRHLQREQKFTLLLISHELNLVYRYADNVLCLSRAAACFGPPIDVLTTERLQEMYGAQVKFHDHEHGHPHAGA
- a CDS encoding SusC/RagA family TonB-linked outer membrane protein codes for the protein MTKHRFLLVVGMLLAFTARDAFAQRRVTGHVTGSAGEPIGSAQIHVQGTTISVITAGDGSFGITVPNGAQTLIARRLGYRVTNAKVAPDATTADIKMEKDVLQLDKMVITGVATTVSSQNAANAVAVVSGSDLTRAPAQTIESDLQGKIPGAVITTNSGAPGGGAQVQLRGVTSINASSSPLYVVDGVIVSNAAIGSGLNSITNAGGGITNIQDQPVNRIADLDPNDIESIEVLKGPSAGAIYGSLASNGVIVITTKRGQAGAPKVSFTQRVGQYTLSNQLHFRCFTSAAEANDWWTNVYGGNGAPPVAWQPVCNDFEKQFYGGNPASYESDMSVSGGTATTSYYIGGLASRDNAIQKNTYYQKQSITANIGQLIGSHINLRSNNQFIHTLTDRGISGNDNSPVVSPGDVFSATPTWVNLSATTNGQYSPNPFVSSLANPFQDAQLVKNPEDVFRYIGSINTNLSVYSSARQTLDFTFIAGIDAFQYSSHLFSPPNVFFESADGLPGTIVTNKSTSAFANLNLSGANKLITNMFTATTSFGLRQDRRQSDGIYNRGQNIPAGVTDVNFGVQQSLLENQFLVKDFAYYLQEEFLTLHDRLFLTAAVNAERSSVNGNDKKFYTYPKYAVSYRLPWLPRWADDIKLRAAYGKAGNQPNYGSKYTPLGVGVYDGQLGATPSTTAGNPAIKPETSAETEFGTDIQLLGGRAEFNATYFNKQVSDLILSAAVAPSTGYATKILNGGAMRNTGTEYSLSMTPIDRGGFTWVSRTTFANVWSRVTNLAVPCFLGGAYFSQRFGAPYVCTGYSVTTLQAFNGWDTTFVGGAFKSRTRHITNWDSAPKYTMGFSNEFDYKNFSLSSLFDVRHGGYAVDLTGLYVDPVEILQDTAMTQKRFGNYLKGYASYVEPAGFVKLRELTLSYRLPHSVVANLLGGGNHDVRLEVGGRNLATWTKYKGYDPEVSNFSDQNIGRFQDVTPYPPSRSVFFSVIANF